In Glycine max cultivar Williams 82 chromosome 7, Glycine_max_v4.0, whole genome shotgun sequence, a single window of DNA contains:
- the LOC100806189 gene encoding uncharacterized protein LOC100806189 (The RefSeq protein has 1 substitution compared to this genomic sequence), whose product MGDLEKKQERAMEEEVKERLVEGVAVLDFDMLCSTVALRAAHGKWGKLGAEEEEEEEEEEEKEEGGEFGGVLRMWEGEVLDCFDDHRIAIESTCCPCYRFGKNMKRAGFGSCYIQAAIYFLLAVGAFLNFIAFAVTRRHCYLYLTVAFVVSVGAYLGFFRTRLRKKFNIMGSDSSMDDCVYHFACPCCTLCQESRTLEMNNVRDGTWHGRGDKMCIGGFSQKSKGFFELNPPSIVSVNDESSLETKTNTNVSSPP is encoded by the exons ATGGGGGATTTGGAGAAGAAGCAAGAGAGGGCAATGGAGGAAGAAGTCAAAGAGAGGTTGGTGGAGGGTGTGGCGGTTTTGGACTTTGACATGCTTTGTTCCACAGTGGCTTTGCGAGCTGCACATGGAAAATGGGGAAAGCTGGGAgctgaagaggaagaagaagaagaagaagaagaagaaaaggaggaGGGTGGTGAGTTTGGTGGTGTTCTGAGGATGTGGGAGGGTGAAGTTCTTGATTGTTTTGATGATCATCGCATAGCTATTGAATCCACGTG TTGTCCTTGCTACCGATTTGGGAAAAACATGAAGAGAGCTGGTTTTGGTTCTTGCTATATTCAG GCagcaatttattttcttcttgctGTTGGTGCCTTTCTTAACTTCATTGCCTTTGCTGTCACGAGACGTCACTGTTATCTGTACCTGACTGTTGCCTTCGTTGTTTCTGTTGGAGCATATTTAGGATTCTTCCGGACACGTTTAAGAAAGAAATTCAACATCATG GGTAGTGATAGTTCCATGGACGATTGCGTTTACCATTTCGCCTGTCCTTGTTGTACATTATGTCAG GAGTCTAGAACGCTTGAGATGAACAATGTTCGAGATGGAACTTGGCATGGTCGGGGTGACAAAATATGCATTGGTGGCTTTAGCCAAAAAAGCAAAGGATTTTTCGAGTTAAATCCTCCTTCTATTGTCTCCGTCAACGATGAAAGTTCAttggaaacaaaaacaaacacaaatgtCAGCAGTCCACCTTAA
- the LOC100806717 gene encoding uncharacterized protein translates to MTSHSHYPPDLDADSVSSSPRSDHFHDAPPRVRFMCSFGGKILPRPHDNQLRYVGGDTRIVAVSRSITFSALILKLSKLSGMSNITAKYQLPNEELDALISVTTDEDVENMMDEYDRVTHNQNPRSARLRLFLFPEGEDSRANSISSLLNGSANRENWFLDALNGGVSGLERGRSEASSMVSEVPDYLFGLDNSEEITNHQHQRDPRPKPVLQDSVSVTDPGSPAPVVSSPYCSTSSAPHVPSLPNLPHVKTKPLNLNPVPDTHFKENQPEPETEPQPNLYLNPNNPVIHYPPEAAYSVNPVPVFYVSGPVRPGTVPVPMQTPYPYVQQPYHAVMPPQVPIGYHHLVPGSGQLYGAGVRHVTPLQPYSPSAAVVHDGLKQHGYHPVPNTGSVPVHPVTPMTGSVEPQRGGAEFVAGRGPSSLNN, encoded by the exons ATGACGTCACACTCCCACTACCCACCCGACCTAGACGCCGACTCCGTCTCCTCCTCCCCACGCTCCGACCACTTCCACGACGCGCCGCCCCGTGTCCGCTTCATGTGCAGCTTCGGCGGCAAGATCCTCCCCCGCCCCCACGACAACCAGCTCCGCTACGTCGGCGGCGACACCCGCATCGTCGCCGTCTCCCGCTCTATCACTTTCTCCGCCCTTATTCTTAAACTCTCCAAACTCTCAG GCATGAGCAACATAACTGCCAAGTACCAGCTCCCGAACGAGGAGCTGGACGCGTTGATCTCGGTCACCACGGACGAGGACGTGGAGAACATGATGGACGAGTACGACCGCGTCACACACAATCAGAACCCGCGATCGGCGCGGCTCCGGCTCTTCCTCTTCCCCGAAGGAGAAGACTCCCGCGCCAACAGCATCAGCTCGCTCCTAAACGGCTCAGCCAACCGCGAAAACTGGTTCCTAGACGCTTTAAACGGCGGCGTTTCGGGCCTCGAACGTGGCCGCTCCGAAGCCTCCTCCATGGTCTCCGAAGTACCCGATTACCTCTTCGGGTTAGACAACTCGGAAGAAATTACAAATCACCAACACCAACGCGACCCGCGACCCAAACCCGTTCTCCAAGACAGCGTTTCCGTTACGGATCCGGGTTCACCCGCCCCGGTTGTCTCGTCCCCTTATTGTTCCACGTCATCAGCGCCGCACGTGCCTTCTCTCCCGAACCTTCCCCATGTTAAAACCAAACCTTTAAACTTAAACCCGGTTCCTGATACACACTTCAAGGAAAATCAACCCGAACCTGAAACCGAGCCTCAACCGAACCTCTATCTAAATCCAAATAACCCTGTCATTCACTATCCTCCAGAAGCTGCTTATTCGGTAAATCCGGTTCCGGTTTTCTATGTTTCCGGTCCGGTTCGACCGGGAACTGTTCCGGTTCCTATGCAAACCCCTTACCCCTACGTTCAACAACCATATCATGCTGTGATGCCACCTCAGGTTCCAATCGGGTACCATCATTTGGTTCCGGGTTCGGGTCAATTATATGGGGCGGGCGTGAGGCACGTGACCCCACTGCAACCTTACAGCCCCTCCGCCGCGGTGGTTCATGATGGTTTGAAGCAGCATGGGTATCATCCCGTGCCGAATACCGGTTCGGTTCCGGTTCACCCGGTTACACCGATGACGGGTTCGGTTGAACCGCAGAGAGGTGGAGCGGAGTTTGTGGCGGGTCGGGGCCCCAGCTCGTTAAATAACTGA
- the LOC106799476 gene encoding uncharacterized protein, producing MYILSGLEGSAHDSKVLSDALARKNGLKVPQGKYYLVDCGFPNRRKFLAPYRGVRYHLQDFAGHGNDPENEKELFNLRHASLRNVIERIFGIFKSRFTIFKSAPPFLFKTQAELVLACAALHNFLRKECRSDEFPVEPTDESSSSSSVLPNYEDNDHEPIVQTQEQEREDANIWRTNIGSDMWRNANN from the coding sequence ATGTACATTCTTAGCGGGTTGGAGGGTTCAGCACATGATTCCAAGGTGTTAAGTGATGCTTTGGCAAGGAAGAATGGACTTAAAGTGCCCCAAGGTAAGTATTATCTGGTGGATTGTGGATTTCCTAATCGACGCAAATTTTTAGCCCCATATCGAGGTGTACGATATCATCTACAAGATTTTGCAGGTCACGGTAATGACcctgaaaatgaaaaggaattatTTAATCTTCGGCATGCATCCTTAAGGAATGTGATTGAGAGGATATTTGGTATTTTTAAATCGCGGTTCACAATTTTTAAGTCAGCACCTCCATTTCTATTTAAAACACAAGCAGAGCTTGTGTTGGCATGTGCAGCACTTCATAATTTTCTTCGCAAAGAATGTCGTTCTGATGAATTTCCAGTGGAACCTACTGACgagtcttcatcttcatcttcagtgTTACCAAATTACGAAGACAATGATCATGAACCCATTGTTCAAACACAAGAGCAGGAACGAGAAGATGCTAATATATGGAGGACTAATATAGGTTCAGATATGTGGAGAAATGCTAATAATTAG